One genomic window of Cannabis sativa cultivar Pink pepper isolate KNU-18-1 chromosome 2, ASM2916894v1, whole genome shotgun sequence includes the following:
- the LOC115719005 gene encoding pentatricopeptide repeat-containing protein At4g02750, producing the protein MFITRRFRQFHTHYQLTPNPIPSKKSLTQKHNPKNNLKNIISDSDIVRWNVEISSHMRNGRLEAALGVFNAMPRRTVVSFNAMISGYLNNERFDLAQQLFEKMPRRDLVSWNVMLSGFVRNKNIGAARELFDRMPQRDVVSWNAMLSGYAQYGYVDEARKVFENMPYRNGISWNGLLSAYVQNGRIEEAFRLFSSKTDWEVVSWNCLMGGYVRKKRLVDARKLFDQMTNRDAVSWNIMISGYAQNGDLFEASRLFEESPVRDVFAWTAIVSGYVQHGTLDEARIVFDKMPVKNPVSWNAIIAGYVQRKRMDVASELFEAMPCRNVSSWNTMLTGYAQSGDVEQAKFIFDGMPQRDTISWAAMIAGYAQNGHGEEALQLFVEMKREGERLSRSSYTCGLSTCAEIAALELGKQMHGGLVKSGFETGCYVGNALLVMYSKCGSIEEAYDVFKDIQQKDIVSWNTMIAGYARHGFGKEALVIFESMKAAGIIPDDVTMVGVLSACSHTGLVERGTEYFYKMNEYYGITPNSKHYTCMIDLLGRAGRLDEAQNLMKTMPFEPDGATWGALLGASRIHGNTELGEKAAKMIFELEPENAGMYVLISNLYAASGRWGDVRNMRLKMRDKGVKKVPGYSWVEVQNKVHTFSVGDSVHPEKDKIYAFLEELDFKMKQEGYISSTKLVLHDVEEEEKEHMLKYHSEKLAVAFAILSTPSGRTIRVMKNLRVCEDCHSAFKLISKIVGRTIILRDSYRFHHFTGGSCSCGDYW; encoded by the exons ATGTTCATAACTCGGCGATTCAGACAGTTCCACACTCATTACCAACTCACTCCAAATCCAATTCCTTCAAAGAAATCATTAACCCAAAAGCACAATCCCAAGAACAACCTTAAAAACATCATCTCAGACTCCGACATTGTACGATGGAATGTGGAAATCAGTTCTCACATGCGCAACGGCCGACTAGAGGCTGCTCTTGGTGTCTTCAATGCTATGCCTCGACGTACTGTTGTTTCCTTCAATGCCATGATTTCTGGGTACCTTAATAATGAAAGGTTTGATCTTGCACAACAATTGTTTGAGAAAATGCCTCGTAGAGATTTGGTGTCTTGGAATGTTATGCTTAGTGGGTTTGTTAGGAATAAGAATATTGGTGCTGCACGTGAGTTGTTTGATAGAATGCCTCAGAGGGATGTTGTTTCTTGGAATGCTATGTTATCTGGTTATGCTCAGTATGGTTATGTTGATGAAGCTAGAAAGGTTTTTGAGAATATGCCTTATAGGAATGGTATTTCGTGGAACGGTTTGCTTTCGGCTTATGTTCAAAATGGGAGGATAGAGGAGGCTTTTCGGTTGTTTAGTTCGAAAACTGATTGGGAAGTTGTTTCTTGGAATTGTTTGATGGGTGGTTATGTGAGGAAAAAGAGGTTGGTTGATGCTAGAAAGCTTTTTGATCAAATGACTAATAGGGATGCTGTTTCTTGGAATATAATGATTTCGGGTTATGCCCAAAATGGGGATTTGTTTGAAGCGAGTCGTTTGTTTGAAGAGTCCCCTGTTAGAGATGTGTTTGCTTGGACAGCGATTGTGTCGGGTTATGTGCAGCATGGAACGTTGGATGAAGCTAGAATAGTATTTGATAAAATGCCGGTAAAGAATCCTGTGTCGTGGAATGCAATTATTGCGGGATATGTTCAACGTAAGAGAATGGATGTAGCTAGTGAATTGTTTGAGGCAATGCCATGTAGAAATGTTAGTTCTTGGAATACAATGCTTACTGGATATGCACAGAGTGGTGATGTAGAACAAGCAAAGTTTATTTTCGATGGAATGCCTCAACGCGATACCATTTCTTGGGCGGCTATGATTGCTGGCTATGCTCAAAATGGCCATGGTGAGGAAGCTTTGCAGCTATTTGTGGAGATGAAAAGAGAAGGGGAAAGGTTATCGAGGTCTTCTTATACGTGTGGTTTGAGCACATGTGCTGAGATTGCTGCTCTTGAGTTGGGGAAGCAAATGCATGGAGGACTTGTAAAATCAGGATTCGAAACTGGTTGCTATGTAGGGAATGCACTCCTTGTGATGTATTCTAAATGTGGAAGCATAGAAGAAGCATATGATGTGTTTAAAGATATACAACAAAAAGATATTGTCTCATGGAACACAATGATTGCAGGGTATGCAAGACATGGATTTGGCAAAGAGGCTCTTGTGATTTTTGAGTCTATGAAGGCAGCAGGAATCATTCCGGACGATGTTACAATg GTTGGGGTATTGTCAGCTTGTAGTCATACTGGCTTAGTAGAGAGAGGCACcgaatatttttacaaaatgaaTGAGTATTATGGAATAACACCAAATTCAAAACACTACACTTGCATGATTGATCTTTTAGGTCGAGCCGGGCGCTTAGATGAGGCCCAGAATCTAATGAAAACTATGCCTTTCGAACCTGATGGTGCAACATGGGGTGCTCTCCTTGGTGCTAGTAGGATTCATGGAAATACCGAATTAGGTGAAAAAGCTGCTAAGATGATTTTTGAGTTGGAACCCGAAAATGCTGGCATGTATGTTCTCATTTCAAATTTATATGCGGCTTCAGGTAGATGGGGTGATGTTCGGAATATGAGGTTGAAAATGAGAGATAAAGGAGTGAAAAAAGTACCGGGATATAGTTGGGTGGAAGTTCAGAACAAAGTTCATACATTTTCAGTTGGGGACTCTGTACACCCGGAGAAGGATAAGATCTATGCCTTCTTAGAAGAGTTGGATTTTAAAATGAAGCAGGAAGGATACATTTCTTCGACAAAGTTAGTTTTACATGACgtggaagaagaagagaaagagcaTATGCTCAAATATCATAGCGAAAAATTGGCTGTGGCATTCGCAATTTTGTCAACACCATCTGGGAGAACAATCCGTGTGATGAAGAATTTGAGAGTGTGTGAAGATTGTCACAGTGCCTTCAAACTCATATCGAAAATCGTGGGAAGAACAATAATCTTAAGGGATTCATATCGCTTCCACCACTTTACTGGAGGCTCATGTTCTTGCGGAGATTATTGGTAG